One window of Bactrocera tryoni isolate S06 chromosome 2, CSIRO_BtryS06_freeze2, whole genome shotgun sequence genomic DNA carries:
- the LOC120769317 gene encoding beta-1,4-glucuronyltransferase 1 has translation MLYISTYAKMLKRDFPVLILSLFILCGFFVFMQHAFRASVAIQEGVISKDMRNINVEEAVPAPVEVFFGDELFEKELQRRKLIEPKDSREVKILTEAPPTLGQRLKKLLKCNDRQLRLEKIQYGNYWLLRNYIRGTISTSVGCADTITLTTNGDYTFFDSLPFLTERWQAPISFAIFSPGYDFNATLSSIQFVRNCLRESQYIRDYVTFHIYFPPTDMPEYAPLTEKEALLWPYDCEAVPPYMDVDRNTMYKTEHNMTYPINVGRNIARKSVNTYFIFASDIELYPMPDLPRLFLEMVERNRSVYLDNKELRVFTIPVFEVTKDSQVPETKTQLVEMLRTHKAIPFHSKICKNCHLVPKHNEWVNASDTNELSLFSVTKREGKFHYWEPFYISDNQEPIFDERVTWEGQSNKRIQGYAMCLLKYDYFVLHPAFLVHSPGIKYFDKNSPRLSFVPATNKLIKQVIQPEYRILFGTNKKCFT, from the exons ATGCTATACATCAGCACCTATGCCAAAATGCTAAAACGTGACTTTCCCGTGCTGATACTATCCCTGTTCATCCTTTGTGGGTTCTTCGTATTTATGCAACATGCTTTTCGTGCCAGCGTTGCCATACAAGAGGGCGTCATATCAAAAGATATGAGAAACATTAATGTCGAAGAAGCCGTACCTGCTCCTGTTGAAGTTTTTTTCGGCGATGAACTTTTCGAGAAAGAATTGCAACGGCGTAAATTAATTGAACCGAAGGACAGTCGCGAAGTGAAAATATTAACCGAAGCACCACCGACATTGGGACAACGTTTGAAGAAATTACTAAAATGCAACGATCGGCAGTTGAGGTTGGAGAAGATACAATATGGAAATTATTGGCTGTTGCGCAATTATATACGTGGCACGATTAGCACATCGGTTGGTTGTGCCGACACAATTACATTGACTACGAATGGTGATTACACGTTCTTCGATAGTTTGCCATTCTTAACGGAACG TTGGCAAGCGCCAATCAGCTTCGCCATATTCTCGCCGGGTTATGATTTCAATGCCACACTAAGTTCCATACAATTTGTGCGTAATTGTCTGCGTGAGAGTCAATATATACGTGATTATGTCACCTTCCATATATATTTCCCACCAACGGATATGCCCGAATATGCACCATTGACCGAAAAAGAGGCGCTCTTATGGCCATATGACTGTGAGGCAGTGCCGCCTTATATGGATGTCGATCGCAATACAATGTATAAAACGGAGCACAATATGACTTATCCAATAAATGTTGGACGCAATATTGCACGTAAATCGgtcaatacatattttatatttgcatcAGATATTGAATTGTATCCAATGCCGGATTTGCCGCGATTATTTCTCGAGATGGTGGAGCGGAATCGTAGTGTGTATTTGGATAATAAAGAACTGCG TGTCTTCACCATACCTGTTTTCGAAGTAACTAAGGATAGTCAAGTACCTGAAACCAAAACACAATTAGTTGAAATGTTACGAACACATAAAGCGATACCATTTCATTCGAAAATCTGTAAGAATTGCCATTTAGTGCCGAAACATAATGAATGGGTTAATGCCTCGGATACCAATGAGTTGTCGCTCTTTTCGGTAACAAAACGTGAAGGTAAATTCCATTATTGGGAGCCATTCTACATTAGTGATAATCAGGAACCAATATTCGATGAGCGTGTCACGTGGGAGGGACAGTCGAATAAGCGGATACAG GGCTACGCTATGTGCTTGCTGAAATATGACTACTTTGTGTTACATCCGGCTTTTTTGGTGCATTCACCaggcattaaatattttgacaaaaattcgCCACGTCTCAGCTTTGTGCCAGCCACGAATAAGCTTATCAAACAAGTTATTCAGCCAGAGTATCGAATTTTATTTGGAACCAATAAGAAATGTTTCACGTGA
- the LOC120769350 gene encoding uncharacterized protein LOC120769350, which yields MLWMETYLFYCSVRLGLLVVVVLSFMQVFIPTVLLLSMGMEIVNPIMKLFRDDEQFGKNIYILKILNWIDNHVQGFIAFFVTLMVFYLTGCGLAIFGALKLKKWFLLPFIIADFLRVITGFASHIIFMIILKKKLNLGFLIVVTLAGGFIILYLGYNWATSVALFQIIELIHTERYRKLYGDDPFHPQLPPNYTYASLLPAPQGYGTVENVRVLVTPRSGDVDEQKLRQTQREPVNAAEMPVIAVLPANYNNSNARVVQNKQLRKLQQQPYSSYEEQQNDYNADFGNWQWSELMVGRQRKAMIRRNW from the exons ATGTTATGGATGGAAACATATCTCTTCTATTGTTCGGTGCGCCTAGGTCTGCTTGTGGTGGTAGTACTCAGCTTT ATGCAAGTATTTATACCAACAGTTTTGCTGCTTTCTATGGGCATGGAGATAGTGAATCCAATCATGAAGCTTTTCAGAGACGATGAGCaatttggcaaaaatatttacatattgaaaattttaaactggaTAGATAACC ATGTTCAAGGTTTCATTGCTTTCTTTGTGACCCTGATGGTCTTCTACTTGACTGGTTGCGGCTTGGCGATATTCGGAGCGTTGAAG CTTAAAAAATGGTTTCTGCTTCCTTTTATTATTGCTGACTTTTTACGTGTGATCACCGGCTTTGCCTCACATATTATATTCatgataattttgaaaaagaaactcAATTTGGGATTTCTGATAGTTGTCACTTTAGCTGGTGGCTTTATAATCT TATACCTCGGCTACAATTGGGCCACGAGTGTTGCGCTCTTTCAAATCATCGAACTCATACACACTGAACGCTATCGCAAGCTCTACGGGGATGATCCCTTCCATCCACAATTACCACCAAACTATACTTACGCCTCACTACTACCGGCACCGCAGGGTTACGGTACAGTGGAGAATGTACGTGTGCTGGTCACACCACGTAGCGGCGATGTTGACGAGCAAAAACTGCGTCAAACTCAACGTGAACCGGTGAACGCCGCCGAAATGCCAGTGATTGCTGTTTTGCCAGCGaattataataatagtaatgCACGAGTTGTACAAAATAAGCAGCTAAggaagctacaacaacaaccatataGTTCCTACGAAGAGCAACAGAATGATTACAATGCCGACTTCGGCAATTGGCAATGGTCCGAGTTGATGGTTGGCAGGCAACGCAAGGCGATGATTAGGCGCAACTGGTGA